Proteins encoded in a region of the Benincasa hispida cultivar B227 chromosome 2, ASM972705v1, whole genome shotgun sequence genome:
- the LOC120070783 gene encoding protein LATERAL ROOT PRIMORDIUM 1 produces the protein MWPSSRPLAIGYGHTAAPPTDMVGLMASGFGVGVSVLPLLTGLAPSSVGIEEANLMISRGGGDGGGGGGGVQFNGNNLDGFGILGGGSSLNSGAGTCHDCGNQAKKDCSHRRCRSCCKSRGFDCSTHVKSTWVPAARRRERQMLSAASDVAAGGTSSGSTSGGKKPRLIASQTTTNSHTSTSNTPTPSFDASSAADMSCKKAKKLPEQIRAPAVFKCVRVTAVEGGSSGGGNEYAYQAIVKIGGHIFKGYLYDHGVEARDGFPTLSNLHLGDGGSTSSPVIDPADVYGSSAARGGALAGGSGYGNPIN, from the exons ATGTGGCCCTCATCCAGGCCCCTTGCTATTGGTTATGGCCACACGGCGGCGCCGCCGACGGACATGGTGGGTCTCATGGCCTCGGGTTTTGGAGTCGGCGTTAGCGTTTTGCCTCTCCTTACCGGCCTTGCGCCGTCGAGTGTAGGAATTGAAGAAGCTAATTTAATGATCAGCCGTGGCGGCGGCGACGGCGGCGGCGGTGGCGGTGGGGTTCAATTCAATGGGAATAATTTGGATGGGTTTGGGATTTTGGGAGGTGGGTCGAGTTTGAATTCCGGTGCCGGAACTTGCCATGACTGTGGGAACCAAGCAAAGAAAGATTGCAGCCACCGGCGGTGCCGGAGCTGCTGTAAAAGCCGTGGATTTGACTGTTCTACTCACGTGAAGAGCACGTGGGTTCCGGCAGCTCGGCGAAGAGAACGTCAGATGCTGAGCGCCGCCTCAGATGTGGCGGCCGGCGGGACTTCATCGGGGTCTACCTCCGGCGGGAAGAAGCCGAGGCTGATTGCGTCACAGACGACAACCAATTCCCATACTTCCACTTCAAACACTCCAACACCAAGCTTTGACGCTTCCTCAG CGGCCGACATGAGTTGTAAAAAGGCAAAGAAGCTGCCGGAACAAATACGAGCGCCGGCGGTGTTCAAGTGCGTCCGGGTGACGGCGGTGGAGGGCGGCAGCAGCGGCGGAGGGAATGAATATGCATATCAAGCCATCGTGAAGATCGGCGGCCATATTTTTAAAGGCTATTTATACGACCATGGAGTGGAAGCTAGAGATGGGTTTCCGACGTTGTCGAATTTGCATCTCGGAGATGGCGGTTCTACATCGTCGCCGGTCATTGATCCTGCCGACGTTTATGGCAGCTCCGCCGCCCGCGGCGGGGCACTGGCTGGGGGTTCCGGCTATGGTAATCCCATAAATTGA